One Candidatus Polarisedimenticolia bacterium genomic window carries:
- a CDS encoding RodZ domain-containing protein, with protein MASFGETLKRERELREISLRQIAEATKISIRYLEALEENRFDVLPGGLFNKGFIRAYSRFIGIDGEAMVNSYLQEVGPRTAGPAGSRPDDSQGPMHRPAGVPQKRAGARPADSSSSQRLALPAIRFAPTSPAPAVAPAATAPPSAAAPAGEVRADRAPAAAPHSTPADPVRAALQAIAADRTEKRAERTGQRSSRALFWILSLVAAAGVLFLLMSVLRPAPPAASRPAESPATESGGPVDPSQGPEPAPQEGAEARPDGSSALLPEMSQPSHITLGALTTVPPAVTPPPGKSSTAAPLSPGARPEPTPRSERATLSPPPTFAPSGPGERGAAVGPESGPSDAGPMRVEIQASDRAFVQLVCDGREVLNRVMEAGETEDARCDAVVRVSATDAGAVRVIVNGSSCLPLGDPGSKVYGYTIRVDDFARICPRGERGSRGRR; from the coding sequence ATGGCGAGTTTCGGCGAGACCCTGAAGCGTGAGCGCGAGCTGCGCGAGATCTCCCTGCGCCAGATCGCGGAAGCCACCAAGATCAGCATCCGTTACCTCGAGGCCCTGGAAGAGAACCGGTTCGACGTGCTTCCCGGAGGCCTGTTCAACAAGGGGTTTATCAGGGCGTACTCCAGATTCATCGGCATCGACGGCGAGGCGATGGTGAACTCCTACCTGCAGGAGGTCGGCCCGCGGACCGCGGGGCCCGCCGGGTCGCGTCCCGATGACAGTCAGGGGCCGATGCACCGGCCGGCCGGGGTGCCGCAGAAGCGGGCCGGGGCCAGGCCTGCGGACTCGTCCTCGTCGCAGCGCCTCGCGCTGCCGGCCATCAGGTTCGCTCCGACGAGTCCCGCTCCGGCCGTCGCCCCTGCCGCCACGGCCCCTCCATCCGCGGCGGCTCCGGCCGGCGAGGTCAGGGCCGACCGTGCCCCGGCGGCGGCGCCCCACTCGACGCCCGCCGACCCGGTGCGCGCGGCCTTGCAGGCGATCGCGGCCGATCGGACCGAGAAGCGGGCGGAGCGCACCGGGCAGCGATCGTCGCGCGCCTTGTTCTGGATTCTGTCGCTGGTCGCGGCGGCCGGCGTCCTGTTCCTGCTCATGAGCGTCCTCAGGCCGGCGCCCCCCGCGGCCTCCCGGCCGGCCGAGAGCCCCGCGACGGAAAGCGGCGGCCCGGTCGACCCCTCCCAGGGGCCCGAGCCCGCGCCCCAGGAAGGGGCGGAGGCGCGGCCCGATGGATCGTCCGCCCTTCTGCCCGAGATGTCCCAGCCGTCGCACATCACGCTCGGTGCGCTGACCACGGTTCCCCCGGCCGTCACACCGCCGCCGGGCAAATCATCGACGGCGGCGCCCCTTTCGCCCGGGGCGCGTCCGGAGCCGACGCCGCGCTCCGAGCGCGCCACCCTCTCCCCGCCCCCGACCTTCGCGCCTTCCGGCCCCGGGGAGCGCGGCGCTGCCGTGGGCCCGGAAAGCGGGCCTTCGGACGCCGGACCGATGCGGGTGGAGATCCAGGCGAGCGACCGGGCCTTCGTCCAGCTCGTGTGCGACGGGCGCGAGGTGCTCAACCGGGTCATGGAGGCGGGCGAGACGGAGGACGCTCGCTGCGACGCCGTCGTCCGGGTCAGCGCCACAGACGCGGGGGCCGTGCGCGTCATCGTCAACGGCTCTTCCTGCCTGCCCCTCGGCGATCCCGGCTCGAAGGTTTACGGCTACACGATCCGTGTCGACGATTTCGCGCGCATCTGTCCCCGGGGGGAGCGAGGATCCCGTGGCCGCCGCTGA
- a CDS encoding NAD(P)H-dependent oxidoreductase subunit E: MDLHLIPGAVPTPEERLAVDAVLGPPRSGWDGGPRRAGADGQVAHGGLEAARRRDLLLPALHGVQGRIGFITEGSLNYICRRLTVPPAEAYGVATFYAMLALEPRPKTVVHVCDDIACRISGALDLCRDLEKKLGPAGEAKKGAPAMWLKSPCLGQCERAPAVMFQAAGEGRGDWSLAPAALATVMTGIEAGPLKRKTSGRASGAAARASVVPAPQTLAPRATGLRLLRRVGVADPESLDDYRAHGGYAALRRAVALGPEGIIREVLDSKLVGRGGAAFPTGRKWEAVARQPVRPHYLVCNADESEPGTFKDRLLMEEDPFALVEAMTIAAHATACERGYIYIRGEYPLAIERLQSAVEKARNRGFLGDDILGEGLRFDIEIRRGAGAYICGEETALFNSIEGHRGEPRNKPPFPVQVGLFGKPTAINNVETLVNVLDIVLDGGPAFAAIGSGQSTGPKLFCVSGHAARPGLYEVPFGTTLKELIDLAGGVRGGSRLQAVLLGGAAGVFVTPAEIEVPLTFEGTRAIGATLGSGVVMLFDDTVGLQDIVLRIAAFFRDESCGQCVPCRVGTVRQEEALHRLASGHPLGGSAAAESALIDEVAQAMRDASICGLGQTAASVVQSAIKKLGVFGGNGKGRA; this comes from the coding sequence ATGGACCTCCACCTCATCCCCGGCGCCGTCCCGACGCCCGAGGAGCGCCTGGCCGTCGACGCCGTCCTGGGCCCGCCCCGGTCCGGCTGGGACGGTGGGCCGCGCCGCGCGGGCGCCGACGGACAGGTGGCGCACGGCGGCCTCGAGGCCGCGCGCCGTCGCGACCTCCTGCTGCCGGCGCTGCACGGCGTGCAGGGGCGCATCGGCTTCATCACCGAGGGCTCCCTCAACTACATCTGCCGTCGCCTGACCGTCCCCCCTGCCGAGGCGTACGGCGTCGCCACGTTCTACGCCATGCTGGCGCTCGAGCCCCGCCCGAAGACGGTCGTGCACGTCTGCGACGACATCGCCTGCCGCATCAGCGGTGCGCTGGACCTCTGCCGCGACCTCGAGAAGAAACTCGGGCCGGCCGGCGAGGCGAAGAAGGGGGCCCCCGCGATGTGGCTGAAGAGCCCCTGCCTCGGCCAGTGCGAGCGCGCCCCCGCGGTGATGTTCCAGGCGGCGGGGGAGGGGCGCGGCGACTGGTCGCTGGCCCCGGCGGCGCTCGCGACCGTGATGACCGGCATCGAGGCCGGCCCGCTGAAGAGGAAAACGTCCGGGCGCGCGAGCGGCGCCGCCGCCCGCGCCAGCGTCGTCCCGGCGCCCCAGACGCTGGCCCCGCGCGCCACGGGCCTGCGCCTGCTGCGACGCGTCGGCGTGGCCGACCCGGAAAGCCTCGACGATTATCGCGCCCACGGCGGCTACGCCGCGCTGCGCCGGGCCGTCGCCCTGGGCCCCGAGGGGATCATCCGCGAAGTCCTCGACTCGAAGCTGGTCGGCCGCGGCGGCGCCGCCTTCCCGACCGGGCGCAAGTGGGAGGCGGTGGCCCGCCAGCCGGTGCGCCCGCACTACCTGGTCTGCAACGCCGACGAGTCGGAGCCCGGCACCTTCAAGGATCGCCTCCTGATGGAGGAGGACCCGTTCGCGCTCGTCGAGGCGATGACCATCGCGGCGCACGCCACAGCCTGCGAGCGCGGCTACATCTACATACGCGGCGAGTACCCGCTGGCGATCGAGCGCCTGCAGAGCGCCGTCGAGAAGGCCCGCAACCGCGGCTTCCTCGGGGACGACATCCTCGGTGAGGGGCTGCGCTTCGACATCGAGATCCGCCGCGGCGCCGGCGCCTACATCTGCGGCGAGGAGACGGCGCTGTTCAACTCGATCGAGGGGCACCGCGGCGAGCCGCGCAACAAGCCGCCGTTCCCGGTCCAGGTCGGCCTGTTCGGCAAGCCGACCGCCATCAACAACGTCGAGACCCTGGTCAACGTCCTCGACATCGTCCTCGACGGGGGCCCGGCGTTCGCAGCCATCGGCTCCGGCCAGTCCACCGGCCCGAAGCTGTTCTGCGTCTCAGGCCACGCCGCGCGCCCCGGTCTCTACGAGGTCCCGTTCGGGACGACGCTGAAGGAGCTCATCGACCTGGCGGGAGGCGTGCGCGGCGGCAGCCGGCTCCAGGCCGTGCTGCTCGGCGGCGCCGCCGGCGTCTTCGTCACCCCCGCCGAGATCGAGGTCCCGCTCACCTTCGAGGGGACGCGCGCCATCGGCGCCACCCTCGGCTCGGGCGTCGTGATGCTGTTCGACGACACCGTCGGGCTTCAGGATATCGTCCTGCGCATCGCCGCCTTCTTCCGTGACGAGTCGTGCGGCCAGTGCGTCCCGTGCCGCGTCGGCACCGTGCGCCAGGAGGAGGCCCTGCACCGCCTGGCCAGCGGCCACCCGCTCGGCGGCTCGGCCGCCGCCGAGTCCGCCCTCATCGACGAGGTCG
- a CDS encoding molybdopterin-dependent oxidoreductase, protein MKGGYVRLTEPMVRDHGVLRKATWDEALDRAASGFRAAVDAHGPRSFGLFSCSKATNEVNYLAQKFARSVLGSNNVDSCNRTUHAPSVVGLTTVFGAGGGTSSYREIEETDLIVLWGSNARETHPIFFHHVLKGVRNGARLYTIDPRRTGSAEWSDVWLGIDVGSDIALANAMGREILAEGLENRAFIARATTGFEAYRKSVETYTLERAAKITGVPAEAIRELAHAYARADRAEICWTLGITEHHNAVDNVLAIINLALLTGHVGRYGSGLNPLRGQNNVQGGGDMGAIPNKLPGGQDVEDAASRAKFERAWGGAAIPPKRGWHLSQMFEAMEHGDLRALYVIGENPAQSEADCARAMHLLGKLDHVVMQDLFLTKTSEFAHVVLPAAASWCESEGTVTSSERRVQRVRKALDPPQGARDDIEILCELARRLGRDWGRPTARQVWDELRSLSSWHKGMTYRRLEELGGIPWPCPDESHPGSPFLHARLWNEPIEGPPAPFSPVEFEPPVDELTKDFPIRLTTGRRLDSFNTGVQTAGYASPLRRGESLDLAPEDLERLRLTEGERVRVVSRRGAVEAPVRLDQGLRPGLAFMTLHFQDDVATNLLTIDATDPKSGTAEFKATAIRIERLNGGRAGARKRSAAAAAR, encoded by the coding sequence ATGAAGGGTGGTTACGTCCGGCTGACCGAGCCGATGGTGCGCGACCACGGCGTGCTGCGCAAGGCGACCTGGGACGAGGCGCTCGATCGCGCCGCCTCCGGTTTCCGCGCCGCGGTCGACGCGCACGGGCCCCGCTCCTTCGGGCTGTTCTCCTGCTCGAAGGCGACCAACGAGGTCAACTACCTGGCGCAGAAGTTCGCCCGCTCGGTCCTCGGCAGCAACAACGTCGACAGCTGCAACCGCACCTGACACGCGCCATCCGTCGTCGGTCTGACGACGGTCTTCGGCGCCGGGGGCGGGACGTCGTCCTACAGGGAGATCGAGGAGACCGACCTCATCGTCCTGTGGGGATCGAACGCCCGCGAGACGCACCCGATCTTCTTCCACCACGTCCTGAAAGGGGTGCGCAACGGCGCCCGCCTGTACACCATCGATCCGCGCCGCACCGGGTCGGCGGAGTGGTCCGACGTCTGGCTCGGCATCGACGTCGGCTCGGACATCGCCCTGGCCAACGCCATGGGGCGCGAGATTCTCGCGGAAGGGCTCGAGAACCGCGCCTTCATCGCCCGGGCGACGACCGGCTTCGAGGCGTACCGGAAATCGGTCGAGACGTACACGCTCGAGCGCGCCGCGAAGATCACCGGCGTCCCGGCCGAGGCGATCCGCGAGCTGGCGCACGCCTACGCCCGCGCCGACCGCGCCGAGATCTGCTGGACGCTCGGGATCACCGAGCACCACAACGCGGTCGACAACGTCCTGGCGATCATCAACCTGGCCCTTTTGACCGGCCACGTCGGGCGCTACGGCTCGGGGCTGAACCCGCTGCGCGGCCAGAACAACGTGCAGGGGGGCGGCGACATGGGGGCGATCCCGAACAAGCTCCCGGGCGGCCAGGACGTCGAGGACGCCGCGTCGCGCGCCAAGTTCGAGCGCGCCTGGGGCGGCGCCGCCATCCCGCCGAAACGCGGCTGGCACCTGAGCCAGATGTTCGAGGCGATGGAGCACGGCGATCTCAGGGCGCTGTACGTCATCGGCGAGAACCCGGCCCAGTCCGAGGCCGACTGCGCCCGCGCCATGCACCTGCTCGGCAAGCTCGACCACGTCGTGATGCAGGACCTCTTCCTGACGAAGACGTCCGAATTCGCCCACGTCGTCCTGCCGGCCGCGGCGTCGTGGTGCGAGTCGGAAGGGACCGTGACGAGCAGCGAGCGCCGCGTGCAGCGCGTGCGCAAGGCGCTCGACCCGCCCCAGGGGGCGCGCGACGACATCGAGATTCTGTGCGAGCTGGCGCGCCGCCTCGGCCGCGACTGGGGCCGCCCCACCGCCAGGCAGGTCTGGGACGAGCTGCGGAGCCTGTCGTCCTGGCACAAGGGGATGACCTACCGCCGCCTCGAGGAGCTGGGCGGCATCCCCTGGCCCTGCCCGGACGAGAGTCACCCCGGCAGCCCGTTCCTGCACGCCCGCCTGTGGAACGAACCGATCGAGGGGCCGCCGGCCCCCTTCAGCCCGGTCGAGTTCGAGCCGCCGGTGGACGAGCTGACGAAGGACTTCCCGATCCGCCTGACCACCGGACGGCGTCTCGACTCGTTCAACACCGGCGTCCAGACCGCCGGCTACGCCTCGCCCCTGCGCCGCGGCGAGTCGCTCGACCTGGCCCCCGAGGATCTCGAGCGCCTCCGCCTGACGGAGGGGGAGCGCGTGCGCGTCGTGTCGCGCCGCGGCGCCGTCGAGGCGCCGGTGCGCCTGGACCAAGGCCTCCGCCCCGGCCTCGCCTTCATGACGCTGCACTTCCAGGACGACGTCGCGACGAACCTCCTGACCATCGACGCCACCGACCCCAAGTCCGGCACCGCCGAGTTCAAGGCCACGGCGATCCGGATCGAGCGGCTGAACGGCGGCCGGGCGGGCGCCCGGAAGAGATCGGCCGCGGCCGCGGCGCGCTGA
- a CDS encoding DUF1697 domain-containing protein produces MTTWIALFRGINVLGNNPLPMKSLKTLLEKSGCREVRTYIQSGNVVFQSPPSDPRSVERRLSKAVERSHGFAPHVLALTRDDLEKAAAGNPFPEAAANHRSVHVFFLAAPPDKPDTAGLDRLRTTERFALKGRYFYLHTPDGFGKSKLAARAERLLGVPATARNWRTVATLIEMTRSES; encoded by the coding sequence GTGACGACGTGGATCGCGCTGTTCCGGGGCATCAACGTCCTGGGGAACAATCCGCTGCCCATGAAATCGCTGAAGACGCTGCTGGAGAAGAGCGGCTGCCGGGAGGTCCGGACCTACATCCAGAGCGGTAACGTCGTCTTCCAGAGCCCGCCATCCGATCCACGAAGCGTGGAGCGTCGCCTGTCGAAAGCCGTGGAACGGAGTCACGGCTTCGCGCCGCACGTCCTGGCGCTCACGCGTGACGACCTCGAGAAGGCGGCGGCCGGCAACCCCTTCCCGGAAGCGGCCGCGAATCATAGGAGCGTCCACGTCTTCTTCCTCGCGGCGCCGCCTGACAAGCCGGATACGGCCGGGCTCGACCGCCTGCGGACGACGGAGCGGTTCGCCCTGAAGGGGAGGTACTTCTACCTTCACACGCCCGACGGGTTCGGAAAGTCGAAGCTGGCGGCGCGTGCCGAGCGGCTGCTCGGCGTCCCCGCGACCGCCCGCAACTGGCGCACCGTCGCGACGCTCATCGAGATGACCAGGTCGGAGAGCTGA